In Micromonospora sp. WMMD980, the following are encoded in one genomic region:
- a CDS encoding MFS transporter: MGARESIRTAVRHVVPPAGLTRALAVQAMVNAVGHGLFQAGSAVFFTRALGLSPAQVGLGLSLAAGASLLGTVPLGGLTDRYGPQRVWIVGLLLDAALFAAYPFVGGFAGFLAVVLALAVVGAAANTARQVYSINVLRPEERVTAMAYQRSSLNVGFGIGALISGLVLAVDTIWAYRGMVFFIATVFVVTAVFVRRLPRLPEVTRPTEPMSRLAVLRDRPFMTVALLSGLLTAHQTLYLTVMPLWILTHTDAPKTIIAALVLLNTVLIVLLQVRASRGADTASGAARASRRGALLITLFCVVLPISAQTRGWLTVVALVAAATLLILAELIESAGTWGLTATLPPAAQRGAYVGAFGLGSQLQFLIAPAGLTALGVSTGGWGWYPAAAIFVLVGLAIVPAVTRAERTPRLGEAPEPARTVTPVP; this comes from the coding sequence ATGGGGGCCAGAGAAAGCATCCGCACCGCCGTCCGACACGTCGTACCGCCGGCCGGGCTGACCCGCGCGCTGGCCGTGCAGGCCATGGTGAACGCCGTCGGCCACGGCCTGTTCCAGGCCGGCAGCGCGGTCTTCTTCACCCGGGCGCTGGGGCTGAGCCCGGCCCAGGTGGGTCTCGGCCTCTCGCTGGCCGCCGGGGCGTCCCTGCTCGGCACCGTCCCGCTGGGCGGGCTCACCGACCGGTACGGCCCGCAGCGGGTCTGGATCGTCGGTCTACTGCTCGACGCGGCGCTGTTCGCGGCGTACCCGTTCGTCGGTGGCTTCGCCGGGTTCCTCGCCGTGGTGCTCGCGCTGGCCGTGGTGGGCGCCGCCGCGAACACCGCGCGCCAGGTCTACTCGATCAACGTGCTGCGCCCGGAGGAACGGGTGACCGCGATGGCCTACCAGCGTTCCTCGCTCAACGTCGGCTTCGGGATCGGCGCGCTGATCAGCGGCCTGGTGCTGGCCGTCGACACGATCTGGGCGTACCGGGGCATGGTCTTCTTCATCGCCACGGTCTTCGTGGTGACCGCCGTCTTCGTGCGCCGGCTGCCCCGGCTGCCGGAGGTGACCCGACCGACCGAGCCGATGAGCCGGCTCGCGGTGCTGCGGGACCGCCCGTTCATGACCGTCGCGCTGCTGTCCGGGCTGCTCACCGCGCACCAGACGCTCTACCTCACGGTGATGCCGCTGTGGATCCTCACCCACACCGACGCGCCGAAGACGATCATCGCGGCGCTGGTGCTGCTCAACACCGTCCTGATCGTGCTGCTCCAGGTGCGGGCCAGCCGGGGCGCGGACACCGCGTCGGGCGCGGCCCGGGCGTCCCGCCGGGGCGCGCTGCTGATCACCCTGTTCTGCGTGGTGCTGCCGATCTCGGCGCAGACCCGGGGCTGGCTCACCGTGGTGGCGCTGGTGGCCGCCGCGACGCTGCTCATCCTGGCCGAGCTGATCGAGTCGGCGGGCACCTGGGGGCTCACCGCCACGCTGCCGCCCGCCGCCCAACGCGGCGCGTACGTGGGCGCGTTCGGGCTCGGCTCACAACTCCAGTTCCTGATCGCCCCGGCCGGGCTGACCGCGCTCGGCGTGAGCACCGGCGGCTGGGGCTGGTACCCGGCGGCGGCGATCTTCGTGCTGGTCGGGCTGGCGATCGTGCCGGCGGTGACCCGAGCCGAGCGGACGCCCCGGCTGGGCGAGGCGCCGGAGCCCGCCCGTACGGTGACTCCGGTCCCATAG
- a CDS encoding ArsR family transcriptional regulator, with amino-acid sequence MSELRFNLADVAGVRFAVSPVNETVMSLWALSQPVRYAVHLPWIDRARSTLRRPEVAVRVRPLVELTLPRRWLPDFLTPAARPDAGITEQLDQIAATPPDVVVQDLLATLPSRPLSPFGAALLADPRGLLPQLVDAVRIWHDEAIAPDWPRMRALLDADVAHRAAQLAEGGAGRLFEQLHPSLRWLGDRVVSDDPFERDFDLRSRGLALNPSVFTDRRVLWNLLEDSLPAGAYPVRAVGTLWERAPAPPGDPLARVVGAGRAALLHRLDSAVSTTDLARLTGMSAGNVSQHLTALHAAGLVARSRAGRHVLYRNTDVGDALLRAARGG; translated from the coding sequence GTGTCCGAGTTGCGGTTCAATCTGGCCGACGTGGCGGGCGTGCGGTTCGCGGTGTCGCCGGTCAACGAGACGGTGATGAGCCTGTGGGCGCTGTCCCAGCCGGTCCGCTACGCGGTGCACCTGCCGTGGATCGACCGGGCCCGGTCGACGCTGCGCCGTCCGGAGGTGGCGGTCCGGGTCCGCCCGCTGGTGGAGTTGACCCTTCCGCGCCGATGGCTGCCCGACTTCCTCACCCCGGCGGCCCGACCGGACGCGGGGATCACCGAGCAGCTCGACCAGATCGCGGCGACACCGCCGGACGTGGTGGTCCAGGACCTGCTGGCGACCCTGCCGAGCCGGCCGCTGAGCCCGTTCGGCGCGGCGTTGCTGGCGGATCCGCGCGGGCTGCTGCCGCAGCTCGTCGACGCCGTCCGGATCTGGCACGACGAGGCGATCGCCCCGGACTGGCCACGGATGCGGGCGCTGCTCGACGCCGACGTGGCGCACCGGGCCGCCCAGCTCGCCGAGGGCGGCGCGGGCCGGCTGTTCGAGCAGCTCCACCCGAGCCTGCGCTGGCTCGGCGACCGGGTGGTCAGCGACGACCCGTTCGAACGCGACTTCGACCTGCGCAGCCGGGGCTTGGCGTTGAACCCGAGCGTGTTCACCGACCGTCGGGTGCTGTGGAACCTGCTGGAGGACTCGCTGCCGGCCGGGGCGTACCCGGTCCGGGCGGTCGGGACGCTCTGGGAGCGGGCCCCGGCGCCGCCCGGCGACCCGCTGGCCCGGGTGGTCGGCGCCGGCCGGGCCGCGCTGCTGCACCGGCTCGATTCGGCGGTGAGCACGACCGACCTGGCCCGGCTCACCGGGATGTCGGCGGGGAACGTCTCCCAGCACCTGACCGCGCTGCACGCGGCCGGGCTCGTCGCCCGGTCCCGGGCCGGGCGGCACGTGCTCTACCGCAACACCGACGTCGGCGACGCCCTGCTCCGGGCCGCTCGGGGCGGCTGA
- a CDS encoding aspartate kinase, producing MALVVQKYGGSSVANAERIKRVAERIVAARKAGDDVVVVVSAMGDTTDELLDLANQVSPLPPGRELDMLLTAGERISMALLAMAIHNLGYEARSFTGSQAGVITTSVHGRARIIDVTPGRLKGALDEGAVVIVAGFQGVSQDTKDVTTLGRGGSDTTAVALAAALHADVCEIYTDVDGIFTADPRIVPNARHIAQITYEETLELAACGAKVLHLRSVEYARRAGLPIHVRSSYSTNTGTMVTGSMEDLPVEQALITGVAHDRSEAKITIVGVPDEPGAAARIFDTVAGAEINIDMIVQNVSTEGTGRTDISFTLPKADGPTAMAALSKIQETVKFKGLLYDDHVGKVSLIGAGMRSHPGVAAGFFAALGTAGVNIEMISTSEIRVSVVCRDTDLDKAVRAIHDAFELGGDTEAVVYAGTGR from the coding sequence GTGGCACTCGTGGTGCAGAAGTACGGCGGGTCCTCCGTCGCCAACGCCGAGCGGATCAAGCGGGTGGCCGAGCGCATCGTGGCGGCCCGCAAGGCGGGCGACGACGTGGTCGTGGTGGTCTCCGCGATGGGTGACACCACCGACGAGCTGCTCGACCTGGCCAACCAGGTGAGCCCGCTGCCGCCCGGCCGCGAGTTGGACATGCTGCTCACCGCCGGCGAGCGGATCTCCATGGCGCTGCTGGCCATGGCGATCCACAACCTGGGCTACGAGGCGCGGTCGTTCACCGGCTCCCAGGCCGGCGTGATCACCACCTCGGTGCACGGCCGGGCCCGGATCATCGACGTGACCCCGGGGCGGCTCAAGGGCGCGCTGGACGAGGGCGCGGTGGTCATCGTCGCCGGCTTCCAGGGCGTCTCGCAGGACACCAAGGACGTGACCACGCTCGGTCGGGGTGGCTCGGACACCACCGCCGTCGCGCTGGCCGCCGCGCTCCACGCGGACGTCTGCGAGATCTACACCGACGTGGACGGCATCTTCACCGCCGACCCGCGGATCGTGCCGAACGCCCGGCACATCGCGCAGATCACCTACGAGGAGACGCTGGAGTTGGCCGCGTGCGGCGCGAAGGTGCTGCACCTGCGCAGCGTCGAGTACGCCCGGCGCGCGGGGTTGCCGATCCACGTCCGTTCGTCATACTCGACCAACACCGGCACGATGGTCACCGGATCGATGGAGGACCTTCCTGTGGAACAGGCACTGATCACCGGGGTCGCCCACGACCGCAGCGAGGCGAAGATCACGATCGTCGGGGTGCCCGACGAGCCGGGCGCCGCCGCGCGGATCTTCGACACCGTCGCCGGTGCCGAGATCAACATCGACATGATCGTGCAGAACGTGTCCACCGAGGGCACCGGCCGCACCGACATCTCGTTCACGCTGCCCAAGGCCGACGGTCCGACCGCGATGGCCGCGCTCAGCAAGATCCAGGAGACGGTCAAGTTCAAGGGCCTGCTCTACGACGACCACGTCGGCAAGGTCTCGCTGATCGGCGCCGGCATGCGCTCGCACCCGGGCGTCGCCGCCGGCTTCTTCGCCGCGCTGGGCACCGCCGGGGTGAACATCGAAATGATCTCCACGTCGGAGATCCGGGTCTCCGTGGTCTGCCGCGACACCGACCTCGACAAGGCGGTCCGCGCCATCCACGACGCCTTCGAGCTGGGTGGTGACACCGAAGCCGTCGTCTACGCCGGCACCGGGCGGTAA
- a CDS encoding aspartate-semialdehyde dehydrogenase has translation MRPLPTLAVVGATGAVGTVMCQILSSRRNVWGEIRLLASERSAGRRLRCRGEELTVQAVTPEAFDGVDVAMFDVPDDVSAEWAPVAVTRGAVVVDNSGAFRMDRDVPLVVPEINPEQVRNRAKGIIANANCTTLAMIVAIAPLHREYGLRELVLASYQAVSGAGQAGVDALHLQLGKIAGDRALGSRAGDVRQAVGDELGPFPAPLALNVVPWTGSLADAGWSSEELKLRNESRKILGLPDLKVSATCVRVPVVTGHSVAVHAVFATEVDAEGAREVLRNAPGVILVDDPAAGEFPMPIDAVGTDPSWVGRIRRAVDDPRALDLFVTGDNLRKGAALNTAQIAELLARELTA, from the coding sequence ATGCGGCCGCTGCCCACCCTCGCCGTGGTCGGTGCGACAGGTGCCGTCGGCACGGTGATGTGCCAGATCCTCTCCTCCCGCCGCAACGTGTGGGGCGAGATCCGGCTGCTCGCCTCGGAGCGCTCGGCCGGCCGTCGGTTGCGGTGCCGGGGCGAGGAGCTGACCGTCCAGGCCGTCACGCCGGAGGCGTTCGACGGCGTCGACGTGGCGATGTTCGACGTGCCCGACGACGTCTCGGCCGAGTGGGCGCCGGTCGCGGTGACCCGGGGCGCGGTGGTGGTGGACAACTCCGGCGCCTTCCGGATGGACCGCGACGTGCCGCTGGTGGTCCCCGAGATCAACCCCGAGCAGGTGCGCAACCGGGCCAAGGGGATCATCGCCAACGCCAACTGCACCACCCTGGCGATGATCGTCGCGATCGCGCCGCTGCACCGCGAGTACGGCCTGCGTGAACTGGTCCTCGCCTCCTACCAGGCGGTCTCCGGCGCGGGGCAGGCCGGTGTGGACGCGCTGCACCTCCAGCTCGGCAAGATCGCCGGGGATCGGGCGCTCGGTTCCCGCGCCGGCGACGTACGCCAGGCCGTCGGCGACGAGCTGGGCCCGTTCCCGGCGCCGCTGGCGCTCAACGTGGTGCCCTGGACGGGCTCGCTGGCCGACGCCGGCTGGTCCTCCGAGGAGCTGAAGCTGCGCAACGAGTCGCGCAAGATCCTCGGGCTGCCCGACCTGAAGGTCTCCGCCACCTGCGTGCGGGTGCCGGTGGTGACCGGGCACTCGGTGGCCGTGCACGCCGTCTTCGCCACCGAGGTGGACGCCGAGGGCGCCCGCGAGGTGCTGCGCAACGCGCCGGGTGTGATCCTGGTCGACGACCCGGCGGCCGGGGAGTTCCCGATGCCGATCGACGCGGTCGGCACGGACCCGTCCTGGGTCGGCCGCATCCGGCGCGCCGTCGACGACCCGAGAGCCCTCGACCTCTTCGTGACGGGCGACAACCTCCGCAAGGGCGCCGCCCTGAACACCGCCCAGATCGCCGAACTCCTGGCCCGCGAACTCACCGCCTGA
- a CDS encoding sensor domain-containing diguanylate cyclase — MDHERVLRDVTVRLPTASTVPEACQWTVAALARHTPATATILLRVHDRLRCVAATGAWQVFSHVPATADGPARHRPEPSVVRRVYASGETAAVPDVTADPDYLPVRPDVTAELCVPVRDPAGRPIGVLDLQWSEPVTLAPWRETAERLADRLGARIATLGGPPAESRSEKLLRHAAAFTAAPTDWDLMTAAIAAARDVSALSAAVLVLTGRRGPRLGAPTDTPGELEARIRAELTDAGPAALDRMIDRAHRYGSAYTLGEAGHPPTGEYLPLTRAGARTLVAVPVGAPTAGGVLLVADERSLRPDPTTVNLIELLAGQAWTCLDRLRTLARLREQASSDPLTGLRHTGPFGQRIASATPGRTALLAIDVDGFKDVNDTFGHQAGDRLLVGLARALEGALRQGDELYRTGGDEFVAVIEVSHPQEAVGIAERLTEAARRTGRTISVGIALPRPGETPDGTLHRADQALYAVKRQGRDGVHLSAA; from the coding sequence GTGGATCACGAGCGAGTCCTCCGCGATGTCACGGTGCGCCTTCCCACGGCGTCGACCGTGCCGGAGGCGTGCCAGTGGACCGTCGCCGCGCTCGCCCGGCACACCCCGGCGACCGCCACCATCCTGCTCCGGGTCCACGACCGCCTGAGGTGCGTCGCGGCCACCGGCGCCTGGCAGGTCTTCTCGCACGTGCCGGCCACCGCCGACGGGCCGGCCCGGCACCGGCCCGAGCCGTCGGTGGTGCGGCGGGTCTACGCCTCCGGTGAGACCGCCGCCGTCCCGGACGTCACCGCCGACCCCGACTACCTGCCGGTCCGACCGGACGTCACGGCCGAGCTCTGCGTGCCGGTACGCGACCCGGCCGGCCGGCCGATCGGCGTGCTCGACCTCCAGTGGAGCGAGCCGGTCACGCTCGCGCCGTGGCGGGAGACCGCCGAACGGCTGGCCGACCGGCTCGGTGCCCGGATCGCGACGCTCGGCGGCCCGCCGGCCGAGAGCCGCAGCGAGAAGCTGCTCCGGCACGCCGCCGCGTTCACCGCCGCGCCGACCGACTGGGACCTGATGACCGCCGCCATCGCGGCGGCCCGGGACGTGTCCGCGCTCTCCGCCGCCGTGCTGGTGCTCACCGGCCGGCGCGGCCCCCGGCTGGGCGCACCCACCGACACCCCGGGCGAGTTGGAGGCCCGGATCCGGGCCGAGCTGACCGACGCCGGCCCGGCCGCGCTCGACCGGATGATCGACCGGGCCCACCGCTACGGTTCGGCGTACACGCTGGGCGAGGCGGGGCACCCGCCGACCGGGGAATATCTGCCGCTGACCCGGGCCGGCGCGCGCACGCTGGTGGCGGTGCCGGTCGGCGCGCCGACCGCCGGTGGCGTGCTGCTCGTCGCCGACGAGCGGTCGCTGCGGCCCGACCCGACCACGGTCAACCTGATCGAGTTGCTGGCCGGGCAGGCGTGGACCTGCCTCGACCGGCTGCGCACCCTGGCACGCCTGCGCGAGCAGGCCAGCTCCGACCCGCTGACCGGGCTGCGGCACACCGGGCCGTTCGGGCAGCGGATCGCCAGTGCCACGCCGGGGCGTACCGCGCTGCTGGCGATCGACGTGGACGGGTTCAAGGACGTCAACGACACCTTCGGCCACCAGGCCGGCGACCGGCTGCTGGTGGGGCTGGCCCGGGCGCTGGAGGGCGCGCTGCGCCAAGGCGACGAGCTGTACCGGACCGGCGGCGACGAGTTCGTCGCGGTGATCGAGGTGAGCCACCCGCAGGAGGCGGTCGGGATCGCCGAACGGCTCACCGAGGCGGCCCGCCGCACCGGCCGGACGATCAGCGTCGGCATCGCGCTGCCCCGCCCCGGCGAAACCCCCGACGGCACCCTGCACCGAGCCGACCAGGCCCTCTACGCCGTCAAGCGCCAGGGCCGAGACGGCGTCCACCTCTCCGCCGCCTGA
- a CDS encoding phosphodiesterase — translation MLIAQLSDPHVTTGPLAAEPAAGLHRALGTVLALRPRPECVVISGDLTGNGRPDEYLALREIVGRFPLPVHLAAGNHDDRESLLDTFGGTPHLAGGFSAHYHVDHEEATLVVLDSLAPGGSGGRLGDEQLDWLDGVLAGRPEAPAVVCLHHPPVAVGVPAADAVRLADADALAAVIGRHPHVVRVAAGHLHRPVTSAFAGTVLTTAPSTWVQASLTMTDGDEIGWVAEPTAFLLHRVADVGCVTHTVQVSHAAGRTCWF, via the coding sequence ATGCTCATCGCCCAGCTCAGTGACCCGCACGTGACCACCGGCCCGCTCGCCGCCGAGCCGGCCGCCGGGCTGCACCGGGCATTGGGCACCGTGCTCGCCCTGCGCCCCCGGCCCGAGTGCGTGGTGATCAGCGGGGACCTCACCGGCAACGGCCGGCCGGACGAATACCTCGCCCTCCGCGAGATCGTCGGGCGGTTTCCGCTGCCGGTCCACCTGGCCGCCGGCAACCATGACGACCGGGAGTCGCTGCTCGACACGTTCGGCGGCACCCCCCACCTGGCCGGCGGGTTCTCCGCGCATTACCACGTGGACCACGAGGAGGCGACGCTCGTGGTGCTCGACTCGCTCGCGCCGGGCGGCTCCGGCGGTCGGCTCGGCGACGAGCAGCTCGACTGGCTCGACGGGGTGCTCGCCGGGCGACCGGAGGCGCCGGCCGTCGTGTGCCTGCACCATCCGCCGGTCGCGGTGGGCGTGCCGGCCGCCGACGCCGTCCGGCTCGCCGACGCCGACGCGCTCGCCGCCGTGATCGGCCGGCACCCCCATGTCGTACGCGTCGCCGCTGGTCACCTGCACCGGCCGGTGACCAGCGCGTTCGCCGGCACGGTGCTGACCACCGCGCCGAGCACCTGGGTGCAGGCGAGCCTGACCATGACCGACGGCGACGAGATCGGCTGGGTCGCCGAGCCGACCGCGTTCCTGCTGCACCGGGTGGCCGACGTCGGCTGCGTCACGCACACCGTCCAGGTCAGTCACGCGGCCGGGCGGACCTGTTGGTTCTGA
- a CDS encoding histone deacetylase: protein MSFLWYVAYGSNLHAARLDWYLRGGRPPGGLRAYPGCRDCRPPRRTVPVLIPGGIYFAGESRAWTGGMAFYDPELPGRAAVRGYLVTIEQFADIAAQEMYRPPGADLAGIRTAAGTGRATLGPGRYETLLRVGERDGLPMLTFTAGHRAVEVPWNRPAAVYLGMLARGLREAHGWDVARTVGYLAGRPGVAGRWSGAALRALVRATHTGSGSRPSGARVEFGQSVPDAGPVGVNGRSVRDG, encoded by the coding sequence GTGTCGTTCCTCTGGTACGTCGCCTACGGCTCCAACCTGCACGCGGCGCGACTCGACTGGTATCTGCGCGGCGGACGGCCGCCGGGCGGGCTGCGCGCGTACCCCGGTTGTCGTGACTGCCGGCCACCACGGCGGACGGTTCCGGTGCTGATTCCCGGCGGGATCTACTTCGCAGGCGAGTCGCGGGCCTGGACCGGCGGCATGGCGTTCTACGACCCGGAGCTGCCCGGCCGCGCGGCGGTCCGCGGCTACCTGGTGACCATCGAGCAGTTCGCCGACATCGCGGCCCAGGAGATGTACCGGCCGCCCGGCGCCGACCTGGCGGGGATCCGCACGGCGGCCGGGACCGGCCGGGCCACGCTCGGTCCGGGCCGCTACGAGACGCTGCTGCGGGTCGGCGAGCGCGACGGCCTGCCGATGCTCACCTTCACCGCCGGGCACCGGGCGGTGGAGGTGCCGTGGAACCGTCCCGCCGCGGTCTACCTCGGCATGCTGGCGCGCGGGTTGCGGGAGGCGCACGGCTGGGACGTCGCGCGGACCGTCGGCTACCTGGCGGGTCGGCCGGGGGTGGCCGGTAGGTGGTCCGGTGCGGCGTTGCGCGCACTGGTGCGGGCCACCCACACCGGGTCCGGATCCCGGCCCTCCGGCGCTCGTGTCGAGTTCGGACAGTCCGTGCCGGATGCCGGACCGGTCGGGGTGAACGGCCGTTCGGTTCGCGATGGGTGA
- a CDS encoding bifunctional metallophosphatase/5'-nucleotidase gives MSVSGMRRRATVGLAALAATAFTAVAVTPDQAEAHSKPVDVQLLAINDFHGNLEPPSGSSGTIDGQPAGGAEYLASHLKAMRAAAQAQGKGTVTVAAGDLIGASPLLSAAFHDEPTIEEMNLAGLEFASVGNHEFDEGAKELLRMQRGGCHPVDGCADGTPFEGAKFRYLSANAFKTSTGLPLMQPFGIKIVKGVPIGFIGMTLEGTPNIVSQQGVAGLRFTDEADTANKYAKILKLLGVKSIVVLLHEGGVQNGGGINDCTGFSGPIVDIANRMDPAIDVIVSGHTHAAYNCNINGKLVTSASSFGRLVTDINLKIDPRTRDVISASANNVVVTRDVAKDPASTELISRYKTALGPVADRVVGETTEAITKTQENLFQTGVDANGKPTYQTGESPLGNLIADAQLAATDNEQNAVAAFMNPGGVRADLDAGPVTYAEAFTVQPFANNLVTLDLTGAQLYCMLEQQFTVARVLYASSTVNYVVDVNGTTAPAGTPCAGTRVVRGSLTINGTPVTDTATYQVTVNNFLAGGGDGFSVLTGGTNAVTGQIDLDAFTAYLTEKSPVSAPALDRIRTTAEVPAA, from the coding sequence ATGTCCGTCTCCGGGATGCGCCGCCGGGCCACCGTAGGCCTGGCCGCACTCGCCGCGACCGCGTTCACCGCGGTCGCCGTCACCCCCGACCAGGCCGAGGCCCACTCGAAGCCGGTCGACGTCCAGCTGCTCGCGATCAACGACTTCCACGGCAACCTGGAGCCGCCGAGCGGGTCCAGCGGCACCATCGACGGCCAGCCCGCCGGTGGCGCGGAATACCTGGCCAGCCACCTGAAGGCGATGCGTGCGGCGGCCCAGGCGCAGGGCAAGGGCACGGTCACGGTCGCCGCGGGCGACCTGATCGGCGCCTCCCCGCTGCTCTCCGCCGCGTTCCACGACGAGCCCACCATCGAGGAGATGAACCTCGCCGGGCTCGAGTTCGCCAGCGTCGGCAACCACGAGTTCGACGAGGGCGCCAAGGAGCTGCTGCGGATGCAGCGCGGCGGCTGCCATCCGGTGGACGGCTGCGCCGACGGCACGCCGTTCGAGGGCGCCAAGTTCAGGTACCTCTCCGCGAACGCGTTCAAGACCTCCACCGGCCTGCCGCTGATGCAGCCGTTCGGCATCAAGATCGTCAAGGGTGTGCCGATCGGGTTCATCGGGATGACCCTGGAGGGCACCCCGAACATCGTCAGCCAGCAGGGCGTCGCCGGGCTGCGCTTCACCGACGAGGCCGACACCGCCAACAAGTACGCCAAGATCCTGAAGCTGCTCGGCGTCAAGAGCATCGTCGTGCTGCTGCACGAGGGCGGCGTGCAGAACGGCGGCGGCATCAACGACTGCACCGGCTTCAGCGGCCCGATCGTCGACATCGCCAACCGGATGGACCCGGCCATCGACGTGATCGTCAGCGGGCACACCCACGCCGCGTACAACTGCAACATCAACGGCAAGCTGGTCACCAGCGCCAGCTCGTTCGGCCGCCTGGTCACCGACATCAACCTGAAGATCGACCCGCGTACCCGGGACGTGATCAGCGCGTCGGCGAACAACGTGGTGGTCACCCGGGACGTCGCCAAGGACCCGGCCTCCACCGAGCTGATCAGCCGGTACAAGACCGCGCTCGGCCCGGTGGCCGACCGGGTGGTCGGCGAGACCACCGAGGCGATCACCAAGACCCAGGAGAACCTCTTCCAGACCGGGGTCGACGCCAACGGCAAGCCGACCTACCAGACCGGTGAGTCGCCGCTGGGCAACCTGATCGCGGACGCGCAGCTCGCCGCGACCGACAACGAGCAGAACGCCGTCGCCGCGTTCATGAACCCCGGTGGGGTGCGCGCCGACCTCGACGCCGGCCCGGTCACCTACGCCGAGGCGTTCACCGTCCAGCCGTTCGCCAACAACCTGGTCACGCTGGACCTGACCGGCGCGCAGCTCTACTGCATGCTGGAGCAGCAGTTCACCGTGGCCCGGGTGCTCTACGCGTCCTCGACCGTGAACTACGTGGTCGACGTCAACGGCACCACCGCGCCGGCCGGCACGCCCTGCGCCGGCACCCGGGTGGTCCGGGGCAGCCTCACCATCAACGGCACCCCGGTCACCGACACCGCGACCTACCAGGTCACGGTGAACAACTTCCTCGCCGGTGGCGGCGACGGCTTCAGCGTCCTGACCGGCGGCACCAACGCGGTGACCGGCCAGATCGACCTGGACGCCTTCACCGCGTACCTGACCGAGAAGTCGCCGGTGTCCGCGCCGGCGCTGGACCGGATCCGGACCACCGCGGAGGTCCCCGCGGCCTGA